In Desulfarculaceae bacterium, the following are encoded in one genomic region:
- a CDS encoding alpha/beta hydrolase, which yields MAWLELEGRRVFYEDHGQGPTVILLHHGFSSLEMWRGVLPHLVMAGHRVVLYDRRGYGQSDEGAGFREFYFSDEFRPAAVAELAGVMDALGLQSAHLIGQCEGGVVALDAAATRPELVKSLCAASTQCFAPTPMVEFNRAAFPKPFTELDQAIKDKMIKWQGPDKAEERFELFRYKGGAYGCDEFDLRPMLPGVAAPALVLYPDRSALFPVEQGVAMYRGLPRGELAVIPSCGHNSYDNRPQDYLRTVLGFLQRQEGGTGLPDNYSFSTCAG from the coding sequence ATGGCCTGGCTGGAGCTGGAGGGACGGCGCGTCTTTTACGAGGACCACGGCCAGGGTCCCACGGTGATCCTGTTGCACCACGGCTTCAGCTCCCTGGAGATGTGGCGCGGGGTGCTGCCCCATCTGGTCATGGCCGGGCATAGGGTGGTGCTCTACGACCGCCGGGGCTACGGCCAGAGCGACGAGGGGGCGGGTTTCCGCGAGTTCTACTTCAGCGACGAGTTCCGCCCGGCCGCCGTGGCCGAGCTGGCCGGGGTCATGGACGCCCTGGGCCTTCAGAGCGCGCATCTCATCGGCCAGTGCGAGGGCGGGGTGGTGGCCCTGGACGCGGCGGCCACCCGGCCCGAGCTGGTGAAAAGCCTCTGCGCGGCCTCCACCCAGTGCTTCGCGCCCACGCCCATGGTGGAGTTCAACCGCGCGGCGTTCCCTAAGCCTTTCACCGAGCTGGATCAGGCCATCAAGGACAAGATGATCAAGTGGCAGGGGCCGGACAAGGCCGAGGAGCGCTTCGAGCTGTTTCGCTACAAAGGCGGGGCCTACGGCTGCGATGAGTTCGACCTCAGGCCCATGCTGCCCGGGGTGGCCGCGCCCGCCCTGGTGCTCTACCCCGACCGCAGCGCCCTGTTCCCGGTGGAGCAGGGGGTGGCCATGTACCGGGGCCTACCCCGGGGCGAGCTGGCGGTGATCCCCTCCTGCGGGCACAACTCCTATGACAACCGGCCCCAGGATTATCTGCGCACCGTGCTGGGCTTCTTGCAGCGCCAGGAAGGCGGCACGGGCCTGCCGGACAACTACAGCTTTTCCACCTGCGCGGGCTGA
- the dnaA gene encoding chromosomal replication initiator protein DnaA, translating to MNHGRTDIIDTTPGKVTTAPWDAPNSDKASQLWQETLIALGDELDSQEQALWLEPLRPQSLRDNCLVVSCPNRLHCNTVRERFAPNLERGLQAALPGARLSLEVAPPPPPATGPAPQPRQMELPRIGWAQPRLNQRFVFDNFLAGGGNEFACAAAKALAGGSGLFSNSLFLMSATGLGKSHLTQAVGHQVMGLKPGSRVAYLTAEEFTNQMTAAIRGKRTQQFKDRFRASCDLLLLEEVQFLAGKEKTQEELVFTLDALADQGKRVLFTGRMLPAEVKGLSSALASRLADCVAVGIEPPDFKTRVRILERQAAQEGVRVPRAVLEFLAEEIPGDMRRMRSALVGILARGSLAGRPLDLSLAAEVLGSISARLARHTPEKIRDLVASVYGLTVAVLTGKSRKKAVVTPRNLAMFLSRRHTDASYKAIGEVFHRDHATVMYGVDQIERRLGAEPKLAAELTFLEQRLGVSA from the coding sequence ATGAACCACGGCCGAACCGACATAATCGACACCACCCCGGGGAAAGTGACCACGGCCCCCTGGGATGCCCCCAACAGTGATAAGGCCTCTCAATTGTGGCAAGAAACTCTCATCGCCTTGGGCGATGAGCTCGACTCCCAGGAACAGGCCCTCTGGCTGGAGCCGCTTAGGCCCCAAAGCCTACGGGACAACTGCCTGGTGGTTTCCTGCCCCAACCGGCTGCATTGCAACACCGTGCGCGAGCGCTTCGCGCCCAACCTGGAGCGCGGCCTGCAAGCCGCGCTGCCCGGGGCCCGCCTCAGCCTTGAGGTGGCCCCGCCCCCTCCGCCGGCCACCGGACCGGCTCCGCAGCCCCGCCAGATGGAGCTGCCCCGCATCGGCTGGGCCCAGCCCCGCCTCAACCAGCGTTTCGTGTTCGACAACTTCCTGGCCGGCGGGGGCAACGAGTTCGCCTGCGCCGCGGCCAAGGCCCTGGCCGGGGGCAGCGGGCTGTTCTCCAACAGCCTGTTCCTCATGTCGGCCACCGGCTTAGGGAAAAGCCATCTCACCCAGGCGGTGGGGCATCAGGTGATGGGCCTCAAGCCCGGCTCGCGGGTGGCCTATCTGACCGCCGAGGAGTTCACCAACCAGATGACCGCCGCCATCCGGGGCAAGCGGACCCAGCAGTTCAAGGACCGCTTCCGGGCCTCCTGCGACCTGCTGCTCCTGGAAGAGGTGCAGTTTTTGGCCGGCAAGGAGAAAACCCAGGAGGAGCTGGTGTTCACCCTGGACGCCCTGGCCGACCAGGGCAAGCGGGTGCTCTTCACCGGGCGCATGCTGCCCGCCGAGGTGAAAGGCCTCTCTTCGGCCCTGGCCAGCCGCCTGGCCGACTGCGTGGCCGTGGGCATCGAGCCGCCGGACTTCAAGACCCGCGTGCGCATCCTGGAGCGCCAGGCCGCCCAGGAGGGCGTGCGGGTGCCCCGCGCGGTACTGGAGTTTTTGGCCGAGGAGATCCCCGGCGACATGCGCCGCATGCGCTCGGCCCTGGTGGGCATCCTGGCCCGGGGCAGCCTGGCGGGCCGCCCCCTGGACCTGTCCCTGGCCGCCGAGGTGCTGGGTTCCATAAGCGCCCGCCTGGCCCGCCACACCCCGGAAAAGATCCGCGACCTGGTGGCCTCGGTCTACGGCCTCACCGTGGCGGTGCTCACCGGCAAGAGCCGCAAGAAGGCGGTGGTCACCCCGCGCAATTTGGCCATGTTCCTTTCCCGCCGCCACACCGACGCCTCCTACAAGGCCATCGGCGAGGTGTTCCACCGCGACCACGCCACGGTTATGTATGGGGTGGATCAGATCGAGCGGCGGTTGGGGGCCGAGCCCAAGTTGGCGGCGGAGCTTACCTTCCTGGAGCAACGCTTGGGAGTCAGCGCTTAG
- the ald gene encoding alanine dehydrogenase, protein MLIGVPKEIKSEEYRVALVPAGAQRLVTAGHRVLVEAGAGAGAGIPDEAYLAAGAELSDAAGAWGAEMVIKVKEPLPSEYDYFRPGLLLYTYLHLAAQPELTRRLAQDRVSAVAYETIQLADGSLPLLTPMSEVAGRMAVQAGAHWLEKPQGGRGVLLGGVPGVSQGRVVILGAGVVGHAALKMALGLGAKVTVINRSFTRLAYLDDLYGGRITTLISLPDTVGELVRRADLVIGAVLVPGAKAPMLVSEEMVSEMPEGSVIVDVAIDQGGCVATMRPTSHADPVYTVHGVIHYGVANIPGAVARTSTFALTNATLGYALKLAGRGLAAAREDPALALGVNVAGGEIVHPAVAESLGLKAALLSQAL, encoded by the coding sequence ATGCTCATCGGAGTGCCCAAGGAGATAAAGAGCGAGGAATACCGCGTGGCCCTGGTGCCCGCCGGAGCCCAGCGCCTGGTGACGGCGGGGCACCGGGTGTTGGTGGAGGCCGGGGCCGGGGCCGGGGCGGGCATCCCGGACGAGGCCTATCTGGCCGCCGGGGCCGAGCTGAGCGACGCGGCCGGGGCCTGGGGGGCCGAGATGGTGATCAAGGTCAAGGAACCCCTGCCCTCGGAGTATGATTATTTCCGGCCCGGGCTGTTGCTCTACACCTATCTGCACCTGGCCGCCCAGCCCGAGCTGACCCGGCGCCTGGCCCAGGACCGGGTGAGCGCCGTGGCCTACGAGACGATCCAGCTGGCCGACGGCAGCCTGCCGCTCTTGACCCCCATGAGCGAGGTGGCCGGGCGCATGGCTGTGCAGGCCGGGGCCCACTGGCTGGAAAAGCCCCAGGGCGGGCGCGGGGTGCTCCTGGGCGGGGTGCCCGGGGTGAGCCAGGGCAGGGTGGTGATTCTGGGGGCCGGGGTGGTGGGCCACGCCGCGCTCAAGATGGCCCTGGGCCTGGGGGCCAAGGTGACGGTGATAAACCGCTCCTTCACCCGCCTGGCCTATCTGGACGACCTCTACGGCGGGCGCATCACCACCCTGATCTCCCTGCCCGACACCGTGGGCGAGCTGGTGCGCCGGGCCGATCTGGTGATCGGGGCGGTGCTGGTGCCCGGGGCCAAGGCCCCCATGCTGGTGAGCGAGGAGATGGTTAGTGAGATGCCCGAGGGCTCGGTGATCGTGGACGTGGCCATCGACCAGGGCGGCTGCGTGGCCACCATGCGCCCCACCAGCCACGCGGACCCGGTGTACACGGTGCACGGGGTGATTCACTACGGGGTGGCCAACATCCCCGGCGCGGTGGCCCGCACCTCCACTTTCGCCCTGACCAACGCCACCTTGGGCTACGCCCTCAAGCTGGCCGGGCGCGGCCTGGCCGCCGCCCGAGAGGACCCGGCCCTGGCCCTGGGGGTGAATGTGGCCGGCGGGGAGATCGTGCATCCGGCGGTGGCCGAGTCCTTGGGGCTCAAGGCTGCGCTCCTGAGCCAGGCGCTCTAA
- a CDS encoding response regulator, whose amino-acid sequence MTLASTLGGRDEIGPLRILVADDSATARAHLEHVLAGLGHTSLSAASGMQLLELLAREAVDLVLCDLMMPGMDGLEVLAETRRLKPEVPFIIITSHGSLDSAVEALRQGADDYLSKPVDAEILAHRVAAVLLKRRLEASQRERGKLEAALATAGAAAHQINQPLTALLATAQLLQKSSDPERSAHYCRVIAEQSQRLGDIVHRLVNLTRFKTMNYPGDTEILDLDQSGK is encoded by the coding sequence ATGACATTGGCGAGCACTCTGGGGGGCAGAGACGAAATAGGGCCCCTGCGGATTCTGGTGGCCGACGATTCGGCCACGGCCCGCGCCCATCTGGAGCATGTGCTGGCCGGCCTGGGCCACACCAGCCTGAGCGCCGCCAGCGGGATGCAGCTTTTGGAGCTCCTGGCCCGGGAGGCGGTGGACCTGGTGCTCTGCGACCTGATGATGCCGGGCATGGACGGTCTGGAGGTGTTGGCCGAGACCCGGCGCCTCAAGCCAGAGGTGCCCTTCATCATCATCACCAGCCACGGCTCCCTGGACAGCGCGGTGGAGGCGCTCCGGCAAGGGGCGGACGACTACCTGAGCAAGCCGGTGGACGCCGAGATATTGGCCCACCGCGTGGCCGCCGTGCTCCTGAAGCGCCGCCTGGAGGCCAGCCAGCGGGAGCGCGGCAAGCTGGAGGCCGCCCTGGCCACCGCCGGGGCCGCCGCCCACCAGATAAACCAGCCGCTCACCGCCCTGCTGGCCACGGCCCAACTGCTGCAAAAAAGCTCGGACCCCGAACGCTCGGCCCACTACTGCCGGGTCATTGCCGAGCAGTCCCAGCGCCTGGGCGACATCGTGCACCGCCTGGTCAACCTCACCCGCTTCAAGACCATGAACTATCCCGGGGACACCGAGATCCTGGACCTGGACCAATCCGGCAAATAG
- the tatA gene encoding twin-arginine translocase TatA/TatE family subunit, translating to MIGGIGIPELLIILVIVLLIFGAGKLPMIGGNLGKAIKNFKGGVKDEEKEQELNSAKSEAIEDKPAGDKQ from the coding sequence GCATTCCCGAACTTCTCATCATTCTGGTCATCGTTCTGTTGATCTTCGGCGCCGGCAAGCTGCCCATGATCGGGGGCAACCTTGGCAAGGCCATCAAGAACTTCAAGGGCGGGGTCAAGGACGAGGAGAAGGAACAAGAGTTGAATTCGGCCAAGTCCGAGGCCATCGAGGACAAGCCCGCCGGGGACAAGCAGTAA